The proteins below are encoded in one region of Sulfolobus sp. A20:
- the csx7 gene encoding CRISPR-associated RAMP protein Csx7 → MSCKDLDVINTIIKIEGKLINLTPLRVGQGKAQEFTEATDNPIMKIKGKPVIPGSSLKGVFRSMVEAYIKSLNDQKYRVCDISDDECTSCDKNSYCIPCIIFGFKDLASRVYILDSIAEEFSIGQRTMVAINRVFGGNLPGNLYTLDFVEPNSRFDFSMIIYNLDLVNQEKEDWKKVSVNALKYVLKTLVTDGIFVGGKKSAGYGLVKLTGGKLKYYKSPNLLTPKEYDLNQVL, encoded by the coding sequence ATGAGCTGTAAGGATTTAGACGTCATAAATACGATCATAAAAATAGAGGGTAAACTAATTAACTTAACGCCTTTAAGGGTTGGTCAAGGTAAGGCACAAGAGTTCACAGAGGCAACTGATAATCCAATCATGAAAATAAAGGGAAAGCCTGTAATACCTGGATCCTCATTGAAGGGAGTATTTAGAAGTATGGTAGAGGCTTACATAAAATCATTAAATGACCAGAAATACAGAGTATGCGATATTAGTGATGATGAGTGTACATCATGTGATAAAAATAGCTATTGCATACCGTGTATAATATTTGGGTTCAAAGACTTGGCTTCAAGAGTTTACATCTTAGATTCTATAGCAGAGGAGTTCTCAATTGGGCAGAGGACTATGGTGGCGATAAATCGAGTATTTGGGGGTAATCTGCCCGGGAACCTTTATACGCTTGATTTCGTAGAGCCGAACTCTAGGTTCGACTTCTCAATGATAATATATAATTTAGACTTAGTAAACCAAGAGAAAGAGGATTGGAAGAAAGTTTCAGTAAACGCATTGAAGTACGTGTTAAAGACTCTCGTTACAGACGGTATTTTTGTAGGGGGTAAGAAGAGCGCAGGATATGGTCTAGTCAAGCTAACTGGTGGGAAGTTGAAGTATTATAAGTCCCCTAACCTTCTAACCCCTAAAGAGTACGATTTAAACCAGGTGCTCTAG